One window of the Archangium primigenium genome contains the following:
- a CDS encoding protein kinase domain-containing protein, giving the protein MSIEKYGKYQLLKRLAMGGMAQIYLAREEGDPQLLVIKRILPHLAENEEFVQMFLDEARIAARLDHPNIVQIFDLGSQDDSFFIAMEYIHGEDLRRIWKSAERRGQLIPVPLVCRILSEACAGLDHAHKQLDANGKPLNIVHRDISPQNILLTFEGRSKVVDFGIAKAADQATETRSGVLKGKYSYMSPEQAAGQRVDRRSDIFALGVVLYELLTGVRLFKRANDIITLQAVAECDITPPSQLNARVPKDLDAVVMKSLARDSAHRYSEALHFQRALEEWLASHPAPSATADVAAYMKDLYAARLAEEARLGDVLVEEEGVSPPGGSKASLRAARSAVERSLAERVPPEQRSPPERPAPERPALDQPTADNTMAAPRMDGATLPLSSSRTPSRPSRGDLRPNVVERKRTVDLRRSPSEPALDAPSESLSETPLVRPSHPRHRAVAPPPAELSGMSETIEDPEPPGETEVPAPPPPSNRRPLIIVGVLVLLGGVLGGLWATRSVPEPPVTITAGPKPMVPTPVEPEPATPEPAPTPTPVPTPPPTEAVVRKDPPAPVPVQVTLTARPLQASLSVDGQSPARSPLVMSALPGQELTVRVEAPRHRSLTRKIVVGQGPTQEEALELEALPTQKEPRAEVRPQPPPPAPVETRKGTVRFAVTPWADVSCGGRNLGSTPLPDVSLVAGVYECRFSNPEKGTRTQRVEVKPNSHTRVVVKF; this is encoded by the coding sequence GTGTCAATCGAGAAATACGGCAAATATCAGCTCCTGAAGCGACTCGCCATGGGTGGCATGGCGCAGATCTACCTCGCGCGCGAGGAAGGTGACCCGCAGCTCTTGGTCATCAAGCGCATTCTTCCGCACCTCGCGGAGAACGAGGAGTTCGTCCAGATGTTCCTGGACGAAGCGCGTATCGCCGCGCGTCTGGATCACCCCAACATCGTGCAGATCTTCGACCTGGGCTCCCAGGACGACAGCTTCTTCATCGCCATGGAGTACATCCATGGCGAGGATCTGCGACGCATCTGGAAGTCGGCCGAGCGCCGGGGTCAGCTCATCCCCGTGCCGCTGGTGTGCCGCATCCTCAGCGAGGCGTGCGCCGGGTTGGATCACGCGCACAAGCAGCTGGACGCCAACGGCAAGCCGCTCAACATCGTCCACCGGGACATCTCCCCGCAGAACATCCTGCTGACGTTCGAGGGGCGTTCCAAGGTGGTGGACTTCGGCATCGCCAAGGCGGCGGACCAGGCCACCGAGACGCGCTCGGGCGTGCTCAAGGGCAAGTATTCCTACATGTCGCCGGAGCAGGCCGCCGGTCAGCGGGTGGACCGCCGCAGCGACATCTTCGCCCTGGGCGTGGTGCTCTACGAGCTGCTCACGGGCGTGCGCCTGTTCAAGCGCGCCAACGACATCATCACGCTGCAGGCGGTGGCCGAGTGCGACATCACGCCGCCCTCGCAGCTCAACGCGCGCGTGCCCAAGGATCTGGACGCCGTCGTCATGAAGTCGCTGGCGCGGGATTCGGCCCACCGCTACTCGGAGGCGCTGCACTTCCAGCGGGCCCTGGAGGAGTGGCTCGCGTCGCACCCGGCGCCCTCGGCCACGGCGGACGTGGCCGCGTACATGAAGGACCTGTACGCCGCGCGGCTCGCCGAGGAGGCGCGGCTGGGGGACGTGCTCGTGGAGGAGGAGGGCGTGTCGCCTCCGGGCGGCTCCAAGGCCTCCCTGCGCGCCGCGCGCTCCGCCGTGGAGCGCTCGCTGGCCGAGCGGGTCCCGCCCGAGCAGCGCTCCCCGCCCGAGCGCCCCGCCCCCGAGCGCCCCGCGTTGGATCAACCCACCGCCGACAACACGATGGCGGCCCCCCGGATGGACGGCGCGACGCTGCCCCTGTCCTCCTCGCGCACGCCCTCGCGGCCCTCGCGCGGCGACTTGCGGCCCAACGTGGTCGAGCGCAAGCGCACCGTGGACCTGCGCCGCAGTCCCTCCGAGCCGGCCCTGGACGCGCCGAGCGAGTCGCTGAGCGAGACGCCGCTGGTGCGGCCCAGCCATCCGCGGCACCGGGCCGTCGCCCCGCCCCCGGCCGAGCTGTCCGGGATGTCCGAGACGATCGAGGACCCCGAGCCGCCCGGCGAGACCGAGGTGCCCGCGCCGCCGCCCCCGTCCAACCGGCGGCCCCTGATCATCGTGGGCGTGCTCGTGCTGCTGGGCGGCGTGCTCGGGGGCCTGTGGGCGACGCGCTCCGTGCCCGAGCCTCCGGTGACCATCACCGCGGGGCCGAAGCCGATGGTGCCGACGCCCGTGGAGCCCGAGCCCGCGACCCCGGAGCCCGCTCCCACGCCGACGCCAGTGCCCACGCCGCCGCCCACCGAGGCGGTGGTGCGCAAGGATCCGCCGGCCCCCGTGCCCGTGCAGGTGACCCTGACGGCCAGGCCCCTGCAGGCGTCGCTGTCGGTGGATGGACAGAGCCCGGCGAGGTCGCCGCTGGTGATGTCCGCGCTGCCCGGCCAGGAATTGACGGTGCGCGTGGAGGCCCCGCGCCACCGGAGCCTCACCCGGAAGATCGTGGTGGGGCAGGGCCCGACGCAGGAAGAGGCCCTGGAGCTCGAGGCCTTGCCCACGCAGAAGGAGCCCCGGGCGGAGGTCCGCCCGCAGCCGCCGCCCCCCGCGCCAGTGGAGACGCGCAAGGGCACGGTGCGCTTCGCGGTGACGCCCTGGGCGGACGTGTCCTGTGGGGGCCGCAACCTGGGGAGCACGCCCCTGCCCGACGTCAGCCTGGTCGCGGGCGTGTATGAGTGCCGCTTCTCCAACCCGGAGAAGGGCACCCGGACGCAGCGGGTCGAGGTGAAGCCCAACAGCCACACCCGCGTGGTGGTGAAGTTCTAG
- a CDS encoding protein kinase domain-containing protein: MTLEAGTPIGKYVVKRKLAEGGMAEIYLATARGAEGFEKDVVIKRVRSFLSDDEGFVRMFINEARLVSRLNHANVVQIFDFDKHEDSYYLAMEYVRGSSLWELRKRCREKGIRMPPVLTAHVGAQVAAGLHYAHRAKSSEGEPLGLVHRDVTPHNVLLSFDGAVKLTDFGIAKAGNRLTQPGVLKGKFAYMSPEQARGEDVDARTDVFALGVVLWEMLTGGRLFDGDSEVAVLRAVRESLIVPPARLNPDVPEALDAVVLTALARDPEARYQSAGELERALAQCVLRGASSVDDTDVGTFMRRLFDVPLTQFMPAPALLQERARSRSGVQPPVGAEPTAPSPVRADVAPAPEAVPETPPPRESTAVLPGRPASSERIERLSVPEDSLVSASTLVLSRDGKGSGAPVAAAVAPPPASAPSQARDSRALPAVVAASPAEESPPVPSPAMPPRGRMPVWVGAGVGLVALLGGAALWLRAPSAPPEAPAPTAVRAEPPPAEVVPPVEMPAPAPSPEPVTPAPAPVVQPKGTLTVQAVPYADVYVDDKLVKRELQQPWSLSLAPGTYQLTFKHPARTLTVPITITANEKLVKKFNVPRKP; encoded by the coding sequence GTGACACTCGAAGCAGGTACCCCCATCGGCAAGTACGTGGTCAAGCGCAAGCTGGCCGAGGGGGGCATGGCGGAGATCTACCTCGCCACGGCCCGGGGCGCGGAGGGCTTCGAGAAGGACGTCGTCATCAAGCGCGTGCGCTCGTTCCTGTCGGACGACGAGGGCTTCGTGCGCATGTTCATCAACGAGGCGCGGCTCGTCTCGCGGCTCAACCACGCCAACGTGGTGCAGATCTTCGACTTCGACAAGCACGAGGACTCGTACTACCTGGCGATGGAGTACGTGCGGGGCAGCTCGCTCTGGGAGCTGCGCAAGCGCTGCCGCGAGAAGGGCATCCGCATGCCACCGGTGTTGACGGCGCACGTGGGCGCCCAGGTGGCGGCGGGACTGCACTACGCGCACCGCGCCAAGTCCTCGGAGGGCGAGCCCCTGGGCCTGGTGCACCGGGACGTCACCCCGCACAACGTGCTGCTGTCCTTCGACGGGGCGGTGAAGCTCACCGACTTCGGCATCGCCAAGGCCGGCAACCGGCTCACCCAGCCCGGCGTGCTCAAGGGCAAGTTCGCGTACATGTCCCCGGAGCAGGCCCGGGGCGAGGACGTGGACGCGCGCACGGACGTGTTCGCGCTCGGGGTGGTGCTCTGGGAGATGCTCACCGGCGGTCGGCTGTTCGACGGGGACTCGGAGGTCGCCGTGCTTCGCGCCGTGCGCGAGAGCCTGATCGTCCCCCCGGCCCGGCTCAACCCGGACGTGCCCGAGGCGCTGGACGCGGTGGTGCTCACCGCCTTGGCGCGCGACCCCGAGGCGCGCTACCAGTCGGCGGGGGAGTTGGAGCGCGCGCTGGCCCAATGCGTGCTGCGCGGCGCCAGCAGCGTGGATGACACGGACGTGGGCACCTTCATGCGGCGGCTGTTCGACGTGCCGCTCACGCAGTTCATGCCCGCGCCCGCGCTGCTCCAGGAGCGCGCGCGGTCGCGCTCCGGAGTCCAGCCGCCCGTGGGCGCGGAGCCCACCGCGCCCTCTCCGGTCCGCGCCGACGTGGCTCCGGCACCCGAGGCCGTGCCCGAGACGCCTCCTCCCCGGGAATCCACCGCCGTGTTGCCAGGCCGTCCGGCCTCGAGCGAGCGCATCGAGCGGCTGAGCGTCCCCGAGGACTCCCTCGTCTCCGCGTCCACCCTGGTCCTGTCCCGGGACGGGAAGGGGAGTGGCGCCCCCGTGGCCGCGGCGGTGGCGCCGCCTCCCGCTTCCGCGCCTTCCCAGGCCCGGGACTCGCGCGCCCTGCCCGCGGTGGTGGCCGCTTCACCCGCGGAGGAAAGCCCGCCGGTGCCGTCGCCCGCCATGCCTCCCCGCGGCCGGATGCCGGTCTGGGTAGGCGCGGGAGTGGGGCTCGTGGCCTTGCTCGGGGGCGCGGCGCTATGGCTGCGCGCGCCCTCGGCGCCCCCCGAGGCCCCCGCGCCGACCGCGGTGCGCGCCGAGCCTCCGCCCGCCGAGGTCGTGCCGCCCGTCGAGATGCCCGCGCCCGCGCCTTCGCCCGAGCCGGTGACCCCGGCCCCGGCCCCGGTCGTCCAGCCCAAGGGGACACTCACCGTCCAGGCGGTGCCGTACGCCGACGTCTACGTCGACGACAAGCTGGTCAAGCGCGAGCTGCAGCAGCCCTGGAGCCTGTCCCTGGCGCCTGGCACCTACCAATTGACCTTCAAGCACCCCGCGCGCACGCTCACCGTGCCCATCACCATCACCGCGAACGAGAAGCTGGTGAAGAAGTTCAACGTGCCGCGAAAGCCGTAG
- a CDS encoding sigma factor-like helix-turn-helix DNA-binding protein, with translation MSEVKQQRPEEEAPEEAEGGGERRRSKTMSRKEMARDLRRRRLTGQVDPEEGDLLQAVDSQRPKTRADCVNGARPCLFVSCKHNLYLDVNPETGSIKLNFPDKEIWELEHTCALDVAEKGGITLEEVGAIMNLTRERIRQVETRGLLKLREATEAEPPVSARKP, from the coding sequence ATGTCTGAAGTGAAGCAGCAGCGGCCGGAGGAGGAGGCGCCCGAGGAGGCGGAGGGGGGCGGGGAGCGCCGTCGCTCGAAGACGATGTCGCGCAAGGAGATGGCGCGGGACCTGCGTCGTCGCCGCCTGACGGGTCAGGTGGACCCCGAGGAAGGCGATCTCCTCCAGGCCGTGGATTCCCAGCGGCCCAAGACGCGCGCGGACTGCGTGAACGGCGCGCGTCCATGCCTTTTCGTGTCGTGCAAACACAACCTCTACCTGGACGTGAATCCGGAGACGGGGTCCATCAAGCTCAACTTCCCGGACAAGGAGATCTGGGAGCTCGAGCACACGTGCGCCCTGGACGTGGCGGAGAAGGGTGGCATCACGCTCGAGGAGGTGGGCGCCATCATGAACCTCACCCGCGAGCGCATCCGCCAGGTGGAGACGCGCGGCCTGCTCAAGCTGCGCGAGGCCACCGAGGCCGAGCCCCCGGTGTCGGCCCGCAAGCCCTGA
- the purH gene encoding bifunctional phosphoribosylaminoimidazolecarboxamide formyltransferase/IMP cyclohydrolase, with protein sequence MLALLSVSDKRGLVPFAQGLVRLGFELLSTGGTLAALQAAGVPARKVSEHTQSPEILGGRVKTLHPRIHGGLLGRLELEADRAEMAAHGITPISLVAVNLYPFRQTVASGAAEADVIEQIDIGGPAMVRASAKNFRHVTVVVDPEDYGAVLAELEASRATHEETRRKLMRKAFAHTAAYDASIAGWLAERAQEPFPPELTLGFQKVQSLRYGENPHQRGAFYREHAAPAEPTVAFSRVLQGKELSYNNILDLDAALGLVLEFPERPCAVIIKHNTPCGVAVDDALVRAYRTARAIDEVSAFGGIVALNREVDAATAEALAETFLEAVIAPSYAADALALLAAKKNLRLLEAGPALASTSARPRAQLEARSVSGGLVVHDKDAVEPPLEWKVVSKRAPSAQEEKALRFAWRVCKHVKSNAIVFASGEALLAAGGGQTSRVESAKIATARGGAALRGSAVASDAFFPFRDGLDEVARAGATCVIQPGGSVRDAELIAAADEHGMAMVLTGVRHFRH encoded by the coding sequence ATGCTGGCTCTTCTCAGCGTGTCCGACAAACGCGGTCTGGTTCCCTTCGCCCAAGGGCTCGTGCGGCTCGGGTTCGAGCTGCTGTCCACGGGCGGCACCCTCGCGGCGCTCCAGGCCGCGGGAGTCCCGGCGCGCAAGGTCTCCGAGCACACCCAGAGTCCGGAGATCCTCGGCGGACGCGTGAAGACGCTGCACCCCCGCATCCACGGCGGACTGCTCGGCCGGCTCGAGCTGGAAGCGGATCGCGCGGAGATGGCCGCCCACGGCATCACCCCCATCTCGCTCGTGGCGGTCAACCTGTACCCCTTCCGCCAGACGGTCGCCTCCGGGGCCGCCGAGGCGGACGTCATCGAGCAGATCGACATCGGGGGGCCGGCCATGGTGCGCGCCTCCGCGAAGAACTTCCGCCACGTGACGGTGGTGGTGGATCCCGAGGACTACGGCGCCGTGCTGGCGGAGCTGGAGGCCTCGCGCGCCACCCACGAGGAGACGCGCCGCAAGCTCATGCGCAAGGCCTTCGCGCACACCGCGGCCTACGACGCGTCCATCGCGGGCTGGCTCGCGGAGCGGGCCCAGGAGCCCTTTCCCCCGGAGCTGACGCTCGGCTTCCAGAAGGTGCAGAGCCTGCGCTACGGGGAGAACCCGCACCAGCGCGGCGCCTTCTACCGCGAGCACGCCGCGCCCGCGGAGCCCACCGTGGCCTTCTCGCGCGTGCTCCAGGGCAAGGAGCTCTCCTACAACAACATCCTGGACCTGGACGCGGCGCTGGGGCTGGTGCTCGAGTTCCCCGAGCGGCCCTGCGCGGTCATCATCAAGCACAACACCCCGTGTGGCGTGGCGGTGGATGACGCGCTGGTGAGGGCCTACCGCACCGCGCGCGCGATCGACGAGGTGTCCGCCTTTGGCGGCATCGTGGCGCTCAACCGCGAGGTGGACGCCGCCACCGCCGAGGCCCTGGCGGAGACGTTCCTCGAGGCCGTCATCGCGCCGTCCTACGCGGCCGACGCCCTCGCGCTGCTCGCGGCCAAGAAGAACTTGCGCCTGCTGGAGGCGGGCCCCGCGCTGGCCTCGACCTCGGCGCGTCCGCGCGCCCAGTTGGAGGCGCGCAGCGTGTCGGGCGGCCTGGTCGTCCACGACAAGGACGCCGTCGAGCCCCCGCTGGAATGGAAGGTGGTCAGCAAACGCGCGCCCTCCGCCCAGGAGGAGAAGGCCCTGCGCTTCGCCTGGCGCGTGTGCAAGCACGTGAAGAGCAACGCCATCGTGTTCGCCTCGGGTGAAGCGCTGCTCGCCGCCGGTGGAGGTCAAACGAGCCGGGTGGAGTCGGCGAAGATCGCCACGGCCCGGGGCGGGGCGGCCCTGCGCGGCAGCGCGGTGGCCTCGGACGCGTTCTTTCCCTTCCGGGACGGGCTCGACGAGGTCGCTCGGGCGGGTGCCACCTGTGTCATCCAGCCGGGAGGTTCGGTGCGCGATGCGGAACTGATCGCCGCGGCGGATGAACATGGAATGGCAATGGTCCTCACCGGAGTGCGACACTTCCGGCACTGA
- a CDS encoding tetratricopeptide repeat protein, producing MRISCQKCAAAYAIDDRVITPKGVRAQCPRCRHLQLVKREDAPAAAPAPQPAPMPKPAVAAKPAAAARPVPKPAPLARPLTPSASLSDELFGDLGDLAPPADAPDTSASSLLDDLDPSPGAPAVSKDALFGDLADLTGSSPSHQALAADDDDRPNTPGYTLPTGDLLFDDIVQPPPAAPPAPVQAARPAPAPKPAMAPLPEPSDDALFDFNAPPGYSPPAAAPAPTPAMEAFPESSDDALFDFNAPPGYSTPPPVADPEPASASADADPLMDFFGSPPAAPAPGVAAPAPAVMAPPPAATPRGCRECGKPLVDAFDQALGACEDCRQRAQKPVPAPVPENRSVEVIDLPPMDGSSAAAPAQPSGGARAPVPAPALAAEPRSAARAVASRGGVAVSASSGGGKGPLVAAAVVLLLVGGGAAAWFFVPEVRALTGGTSEGGGRAGAGSAGAGASAAVPPAIEAVLPRWQLMFVDGQDGDSAQLITQGQALLAKDQRFAYMQAAEAFQRAVLLDPRSDVAIGGYVQAIALGTGSFMDEGTFKEALLLIEAAEARSQRAPDLLVAHANLLLARPAVEGNLEQARKLAEEVLANGTATAAPKAEANLVLGRTFLGSSRELATQHFESALAIAPDLQRVHYYRALVDETAGDYSLAIGRLQKRLEQDPDHWETRSTLARIYMEVGEVAQARQLFETRLRSVPGELQPQLALAVMRYQVEGGVPAALTSLRGLLRNRDKYDERDVAELLLHLSAVERLSNNMEASAKAGREALQLVKNNPAVRLQLFLVALARKDAAEATTHLAAIKGHLGDASLEKMFEGRLLLLDRKPADAITLFTDAHRLDPRRTDALLLAGIAAAQDGRRDEALRYFSQAIQADPLRLTPRPVVTPFFLRTPELLVGLEGSIAATSRGEDDLLMHLYEGLLRFHLGDGVNAEKMFKKVADVDAAHAPSLALRTLLALGRKDMKSAQAHAARAVEGGRQVAIAHLAQGLVLIEQKQVEPAKRALRDALQLSPRLYSAQVKLDELEASSNPGPVKERLVRLLGLDPSYLPAKRVLYQLEKRG from the coding sequence ATGCGGATCTCCTGCCAAAAATGCGCGGCGGCCTACGCCATCGATGACCGGGTCATCACTCCCAAGGGCGTGCGTGCGCAGTGTCCACGTTGCCGCCACCTCCAACTGGTGAAGCGCGAGGACGCGCCCGCCGCCGCTCCGGCTCCCCAGCCCGCGCCCATGCCCAAGCCCGCGGTGGCCGCCAAGCCCGCGGCGGCCGCCAGGCCCGTGCCCAAGCCGGCGCCGCTGGCGCGTCCCCTGACGCCGTCCGCCTCCTTGTCCGACGAGCTGTTCGGGGACCTGGGCGATCTCGCGCCGCCCGCCGACGCTCCGGACACCTCGGCCAGCTCCCTGCTGGATGACCTGGATCCCTCGCCCGGCGCGCCCGCGGTGTCCAAGGACGCCTTGTTCGGTGACCTCGCGGATCTCACCGGGTCCTCGCCCTCGCATCAGGCCCTCGCGGCCGACGACGACGACCGGCCGAATACCCCGGGCTACACGTTGCCCACGGGCGATCTGCTGTTCGACGACATCGTCCAGCCGCCGCCCGCCGCGCCCCCCGCACCCGTGCAGGCGGCCCGTCCGGCGCCCGCGCCGAAGCCCGCGATGGCGCCGCTCCCGGAGCCCTCGGACGACGCGCTGTTCGACTTCAACGCGCCTCCTGGCTACTCGCCTCCCGCGGCGGCGCCCGCGCCGACGCCCGCGATGGAGGCGTTCCCGGAGTCCTCGGACGACGCGCTGTTCGACTTCAACGCGCCTCCCGGCTACTCGACGCCACCGCCCGTGGCGGATCCCGAGCCGGCGTCCGCGTCCGCCGATGCGGATCCGCTCATGGACTTCTTCGGGTCGCCTCCCGCGGCGCCCGCGCCCGGTGTCGCGGCGCCCGCTCCGGCGGTGATGGCGCCTCCGCCCGCGGCGACCCCGCGCGGTTGTCGCGAGTGTGGCAAGCCCCTGGTGGACGCGTTCGATCAGGCGCTGGGCGCTTGCGAGGACTGCCGACAGCGCGCCCAGAAGCCCGTGCCCGCGCCGGTGCCGGAGAACCGCTCCGTGGAGGTCATCGACCTGCCGCCCATGGATGGGTCGTCCGCGGCGGCGCCCGCCCAGCCTTCCGGTGGTGCCCGGGCGCCGGTGCCCGCACCCGCCCTGGCGGCGGAGCCCCGGAGCGCCGCGCGCGCCGTGGCCTCGCGCGGTGGCGTGGCCGTCTCGGCCTCCAGTGGCGGTGGCAAGGGCCCGCTGGTGGCCGCCGCCGTGGTCCTGCTGCTCGTGGGTGGAGGCGCGGCCGCCTGGTTCTTCGTGCCCGAGGTCCGCGCCCTGACGGGCGGCACGTCGGAGGGTGGAGGCCGTGCGGGAGCGGGAAGCGCGGGCGCTGGCGCGTCGGCGGCGGTGCCCCCCGCGATCGAGGCCGTGCTGCCGCGCTGGCAGCTCATGTTCGTGGATGGCCAGGACGGCGACAGCGCGCAGCTCATCACGCAGGGCCAGGCCCTGCTCGCCAAGGATCAGCGCTTCGCCTACATGCAGGCGGCCGAGGCCTTCCAGCGCGCGGTGCTGTTGGATCCGCGCAGCGACGTGGCGATTGGCGGGTATGTCCAGGCGATCGCGCTGGGCACGGGCTCGTTCATGGACGAGGGGACCTTCAAGGAGGCGCTGCTGTTGATCGAGGCCGCCGAGGCCCGCTCCCAGCGGGCGCCGGATCTGCTGGTGGCGCACGCCAACCTGCTGCTCGCGCGCCCCGCCGTCGAGGGCAACCTGGAGCAGGCGCGCAAGCTCGCGGAGGAAGTGCTCGCCAACGGCACCGCCACGGCGGCCCCGAAGGCCGAGGCCAACCTCGTGCTCGGCCGCACCTTCCTGGGCTCCTCGCGCGAGCTGGCCACGCAGCACTTCGAGTCCGCGCTCGCCATCGCGCCGGATCTCCAGCGCGTGCACTACTACCGTGCCCTGGTGGACGAGACCGCGGGCGACTACTCGCTGGCGATCGGCCGGTTGCAGAAGCGGCTCGAGCAGGACCCCGACCACTGGGAGACGCGCAGCACCCTGGCGCGCATCTACATGGAAGTGGGCGAGGTGGCACAGGCCCGGCAGTTGTTCGAGACGCGGCTGCGCAGCGTGCCCGGCGAGCTCCAGCCGCAGCTCGCGCTCGCGGTGATGCGCTACCAGGTGGAGGGTGGGGTGCCCGCGGCGCTCACGTCCCTCCGCGGCCTGCTGCGCAACCGGGACAAGTATGACGAGCGCGACGTGGCGGAGCTGCTGCTGCACCTGTCGGCCGTCGAGCGGCTGTCCAACAACATGGAGGCCTCGGCCAAGGCGGGTCGTGAGGCCCTGCAGTTGGTGAAGAACAACCCCGCGGTGCGCCTGCAGCTGTTCCTGGTGGCGCTGGCGCGCAAGGACGCCGCCGAGGCCACCACCCACCTGGCCGCGATCAAGGGCCACCTGGGGGATGCCTCGCTCGAGAAGATGTTCGAGGGGCGCCTGCTGCTGCTCGATCGCAAGCCCGCCGACGCGATCACGCTCTTCACGGACGCCCACCGGTTGGATCCGCGCCGCACGGACGCGCTGTTGCTGGCCGGCATCGCCGCCGCCCAGGACGGACGTCGGGACGAGGCCCTGCGCTACTTCTCCCAGGCCATCCAGGCGGACCCCCTGCGGCTCACCCCCCGGCCCGTGGTCACCCCGTTCTTCCTGCGCACCCCCGAGCTGCTCGTGGGGCTCGAGGGCTCCATCGCGGCGACCTCGCGGGGCGAGGACGATCTGCTCATGCACCTGTACGAGGGCCTGCTGCGCTTCCACCTGGGGGATGGCGTCAACGCGGAGAAGATGTTCAAGAAGGTGGCCGATGTGGATGCCGCGCACGCGCCGTCGCTCGCCCTGCGCACGCTGCTGGCGCTGGGCCGCAAGGACATGAAGTCGGCCCAGGCCCACGCCGCACGCGCGGTGGAGGGGGGCCGCCAGGTGGCCATCGCCCATCTCGCCCAGGGGCTCGTGCTCATCGAGCAGAAGCAGGTGGAACCCGCCAAGCGCGCCCTGCGCGACGCGCTCCAGCTCTCGCCGCGCCTGTACTCGGCCCAGGTGAAGCTGGACGAGCTGGAGGCGTCCAGCAACCCCGGGCCCGTCAAGGAGCGGCTCGTGCGGTTGTTGGGCCTGGATCCCTCGTACCTGCCCGCCAAGCGCGTCCTCTACCAGCTCGAAAAACGAGGTTGA
- the purD gene encoding phosphoribosylamine--glycine ligase, which translates to MKVLLLGSGAREHALAWKLAQSPRLTRLLLGPGNVGSARLGTPVALDAESPDAVVALARREAVDLVVVGPEAPLVAGVADALGQAGIACFGPVAAAARIEGSKAFAKEIMIAAGVPTAGYRVFTDLGEAEAHAVAEGRIVVKADGLAAGKGVIVAHDAEAARQAVRAVGAMGGAGQRLVLEELLEGEEVSVIALCDGERYVLLPPAQDHKRVGEGDTGPNTGGMGAYAPAPFLSPAELAQVGESVIAPTLRVLRERGTPFRGALYAGLMLTPSGPKVLEFNARFGDPETQVLMMQLAEDVLPLLDACARGTLESRALAVHPGASVGVVLAAGGYPEAPRKGARIEGVDAVSEACPVFVAGVAEREGAWVTSGGRVLTVCARGAGLAEARSQAYAALASIRFEGMHFRRDIGAKGLRAPPSTP; encoded by the coding sequence GTGAAGGTTCTTCTCCTCGGCTCCGGCGCCCGCGAGCACGCGCTCGCGTGGAAGCTGGCCCAGAGTCCCCGGCTCACCCGGCTGCTCCTGGGGCCGGGCAACGTGGGCAGCGCGCGGCTGGGCACGCCCGTGGCGCTCGACGCGGAGTCCCCCGACGCGGTGGTGGCGCTCGCCCGGCGCGAGGCGGTGGACCTGGTGGTGGTGGGCCCGGAGGCGCCCCTGGTGGCGGGGGTGGCGGACGCGCTCGGCCAGGCGGGCATCGCCTGCTTCGGGCCGGTGGCGGCCGCCGCGCGCATCGAGGGCTCCAAGGCCTTCGCCAAGGAGATCATGATCGCCGCGGGGGTGCCCACCGCGGGCTACCGCGTCTTCACCGACCTCGGCGAGGCCGAGGCCCACGCCGTGGCCGAGGGCCGCATCGTCGTCAAGGCGGACGGGCTCGCCGCGGGCAAGGGCGTCATCGTGGCGCATGACGCCGAGGCCGCGCGGCAGGCCGTGCGCGCGGTGGGCGCCATGGGCGGCGCGGGCCAGCGGCTGGTGCTCGAGGAGCTGCTGGAGGGCGAGGAGGTGTCCGTCATCGCCCTGTGTGACGGCGAGCGCTACGTGCTCCTGCCGCCCGCGCAGGATCACAAGCGGGTGGGGGAGGGGGACACGGGCCCCAACACCGGAGGCATGGGCGCGTACGCGCCGGCGCCGTTCCTGTCCCCCGCCGAGCTCGCCCAGGTGGGCGAGTCCGTCATCGCGCCGACCCTCCGGGTCCTGCGCGAGCGGGGCACGCCCTTCCGGGGCGCCCTGTATGCCGGGCTGATGCTGACGCCGAGCGGGCCCAAGGTGCTCGAGTTCAACGCGCGCTTCGGTGACCCTGAGACGCAGGTGTTGATGATGCAGCTGGCCGAGGACGTGCTGCCGCTGCTGGACGCGTGCGCGCGGGGCACGCTGGAGTCGCGGGCGCTGGCGGTGCACCCGGGGGCCTCGGTGGGCGTGGTGCTCGCGGCCGGGGGCTACCCCGAGGCGCCGCGCAAGGGCGCGCGCATCGAGGGCGTGGACGCGGTGTCCGAGGCGTGCCCGGTGTTCGTGGCGGGCGTGGCGGAGCGCGAGGGCGCCTGGGTGACGTCGGGCGGCCGGGTGCTCACCGTGTGCGCGCGGGGCGCGGGGCTCGCCGAGGCCCGCTCCCAGGCCTACGCCGCCCTGGCGTCCATCCGCTTCGAGGGCATGCATTTCCGCCGGGACATCGGCGCCAAGGGTCTGCGGGCGCCCCCCTCGACGCCGTGA